The following DNA comes from Rutidosis leptorrhynchoides isolate AG116_Rl617_1_P2 unplaced genomic scaffold, CSIRO_AGI_Rlap_v1 contig518, whole genome shotgun sequence.
TTATTCTGATAAGCACGACAATACACACACACACCTCTTCTTTAAGATATAATGAGAGGGTACAGTGCAAGTCGAACCCTACAATGTCAAGCCAGTGCCCTTTACTTTCTGCTCCGTAATCTGATCAATGCGATCGCCCATCTCGATTGTAAGATAATTCTTCCAATCTCAAGTGGTTCCTTTTCTAAAAAATATAATTTATGTGGCCGAGGGCAATTCCAGTCTTATTCACCTCAATGTTACTAATGCTCTCAAAGCTACACAACTTTATGATCTCTTGTATCACACCATTTTCCTCTTCCTCCTGAGTGAAAGGTCGATCCAAGAAGTTAGCCAATTTCTTGACATGAAAAATGGTATTCTCTTTCATCTCTTCATATTTCAAGAATAATACTTTGTTTGGAGACTCTAAGCTTGCTTTCCAGTATCCTAACATATTTTCCCAATATGGTCCATATAGCGTGGTTCCTTTGCAAAACAAATCAAATGCTTCCTCTAATGACAAGGGTTGAAACCCCTCGTATCACAGTGCATTCAAGAAGTGCCATAACGACACAAACACATCTTTAGGATCTCTGCAAATATGGACAATCTTACATCCTGCTGAAATATCTATAATGCTTTGTGGCGACAAATTATAATGTATGTGAGAGGCGAAAATTCTAGGAGAAGGCAGGATTTCAGGGTCACCAATAGGGGGTGACCTAAAAAGCGTAAGTTCCAACATGGGAACTAAGTCATGAAGATTATGAGCGAGCAATGGATGAGATGAAAATTCAAATGGACAGACAATTAACCGTGATTTCATTAGCTAATTAAGACTTAGTTAAGTGTGCATTGTATAATCCACTTGATTTATGATTAAAGTTGATGAATTGCTTTCAATTGTTGGACTAAGCCAGAAAAATCTAAAGAATCATTACAGCTATGACTATTTTGATACTAAAAATATCAAGTGAGCAGCCAAAGtggcttgatatatatatatgcctaATAACTCTACTTAAAAGGGACCTTAGTCACTCTAATCAGATTCAAATTTTATTCCGTACTTTCACAATCACAGATAAAATTTGAGATATGTGTATGCCTAATAGCTTTTGCTTTTAACAATATAACTTTAACTTTCACCATCCAAAGTTCTTCTAAAGTTTTTGATACAAACAAATCAACTCGAAGTGATTGCCTTTAGCCAATCAAATTCCGAAACGTGGATATGGTAAGAGGAGATTGCTGAGCTTGTAAGTTTTCATTTTCTGAAAAATTTAATAATCAGTCCCCCACTTTCATCCCACCCACAAAAGAAGGACAAAACCAAAAAGCAAAAAAAAGTACAAAAGTTAGGGGCTTTTGCTTTAAACTTTCTATATAAACCCATCAAAGTCACTCACATTACTTCATGCAAATCTGCCTTTCCTTGAATCTTTTTTCAAGCCTAAGATCCAATCAATTTCACTTCACTAAGCTTTCAATTTATACAAATCAAACGTCTTAATCTGTTATCATTTTTTTCAAAACACGAAAAATGAAGAACAATGCCTCTATTTTCTTGAAACAAATGGTTGCATTCTTGACTTCCATAGCTAAAGCCAAGACCATTGCAATTAAAAACAAGACAAATGCGGCCAAGGCTCGTCTCATAATGTTCTCTTTAGTGAGGAACAAGAAGCTTTACCTCGGCTCCTTCTCTAACAAGATTCACAATCTCCTTCGTCACGACAAGGAAAAAAACgaagacgatgatgatgaagaagaagatcaaAACAAGGAAATTGTTCTCTACAACGCCATGGCTAATGAATCTACGTCACCGCAATCAAATTTCATCCAAATGGGTTATTACAACGACGACGACTACGATGATAAGTATCCTGATTTAAGACATTGCCTGTTTGACGGAGAGGAGTTGGAAGAGTATGATGGTGATCCAGGAGGGTCAGTGATCGATATGGTGAAGAATTCGAAAGAGGAAGAGGAGAATTTCGTGTTGGAAGATGAGATTGACCATGTTGCTGgcttgttcatcaagaaatttcaTAAACAGATTCGTATGCAGAAGCTTTTGTCTTTCAAGAGGTATCAAGAAATGCTCAATAGAGGTGCTTGATACACTTAAATTAACATCCATGTTGGTAAAAAATTTCCAAGGGTTTCGGCCGAGTCGCACCTTCAAATTAATCTTCCTTGTGACATTACGCACTGAAGTTTTCGGACTAGTTCAAAAAATTTTGTATCGACAATTTGCAATAATTCGATTTGTGTGATGCTTGTCATAGattattttcttcttcttgttcTTCTGTTGGGATAAATTTATAGATGTAAAACATAATAACCTTAGCATGTTATAGCTAAATCTGATGAGGGTATGGAAGTTTTTTCCATAGATTTCTTTTGTTTAACTTTCTTTTCCGATATCTTGGGCTATAAGGTTCTAACTGCCTGTTTGCATCATCAAGTTTCTCCCGTAGAGgaagcttttatatatatatatatatataagcttgtAATCACTACGATGCATAAAAATATTTGTTTTGCCATTCTATAACTATCCAAAAATCAGATGTTTGAAAATGTGTTGCACTCTCTTATACTGTATAATGTTACATTAACTTTTTTCAGTATGCATAAGCATATATATAGTCCAGTAAGGTACTTAATCGAATCTTACTATAGAATTTATTTATGGCTTTATGCAAGTTTAGTATAGAGAAAACAAGTTTCAGTTATGCgaacatttttatcattttcatacTTGTATAAAATCGGATCGCCAAGAAATCGGCCAAAATTTGAAACTTTCGATGATGAATTTCCATTCATTATGTACAATGGTCGCTCACTGATGGATCAGTTTGAAAGTTGTCTAGCCATACAGTCAACACGGGCGACTAATGGTCGGCCATTGACTAAAAACTAGCAACGAGCAATTGACGATCAACGGCATCTACCACGGTAGGTAGGATTCTAGGAAGCAGTCTCCGATTATGGTTGATATATATTTTTCCCTTACAGGTGGAAGATATATGCAAAAGCCTTAAATTCTCTTGGGCCCAACAGGTTTTTGGGCCTCTGATCAGTCTACAAGCCTAGTATTATTTGGCGCGAAATGTTCCCGCCAAGAGTTAATTGAAGTTACACACGGTAGACTGACTACCCTAGTCATAAAATAATAAATtcgttaaaattataaattttcttGATTTCGACTTAAGGGAAATTATTATCGATTTTTTCGATCCGGACAATATTAATTTATTGAGATTCAACTGTACTACGCTCCGAGAGGAGCGAATCAATGGCGAGCGACAACAACGACAACAGCAATGAACCTGATTCGCCGTCGGTGGATGATACCTCCGCCAAATTCAACACAGATGAGCTTCCCCATCAGACCTCTGACTTCGATGACGAAGCCGCCGTCGACACTACAATCATCCGAGATGAGCCCGACGAGCCAGAAGAAGACGAAGAGGAAGGGGAGGATCTCTTCAACGACAATTTCTTGGACGATTATCGCGAAATGAATGAGCACGATCAGTACGAAGCTGCGGGATTGGATGACTCCGTTGAAGACGAAAGGAACGGGGATCAAGTCATGGAGGACCGTATTGCTGCTGAGAAGGAACTCGATGCCCGCGATGGGCGCTCATCTCGTCGCACCAAACTTCCTCAGCTTCTCCGTAACTAGGGTATTTCTCTACTTGCAATTCTTTTTTATTTCGTGATGAAATTTAGGCTTATTGTAATATGGAGTGCGTGCTGAAATTTAGAGATTTTGGTTTCACAGATACGGATGATGATAGTCATAGGCCATCAAAGAGATCTAGAGCTGATGGTCCGAGAAACAATTATGATGATATGGACACAGATGCCGATAACACTCAAAGTTCTCCTGGAAATGGTCATCCGAGAGGCGATGTGCCCATGAGTTCTACTGATGATTATCCATATGATGATGTATGTATTTTTCTTTTGGCGCTCCGGTTATTTAATTATTTCTTATCCTTTGCTCAATTGTATAATCGTCAATTTTGATATGTAGGATGACGACGACGACGATCAAGCCGAAATCGAGATTTATAGAATCCAAGGAACTTTGAGAGAGTGTGAGAGTGTATTCCGACCTAATTTGACAGATTAGTGCAGGTGTGCTAACGGTAGTAAGTTAACACAGTATAAAAAATACAGCGCAGAAAGTAAATAACACAGGTATGTTCACGCAGTTCGGATCACCTACTCTGCGGGGCCTAGCCCAGGGGTAAACGGTATTCCACTATTCTTGCAATAACAGGACAGTACACTGGTTACAACTCGTTCGTCTATAACCTACTTCCTATTTCACTAAGTGTACTCTTCGTTCTACCTAACACAGCCTAATCTACACAGACTAGGACTAACACAGTTGCCTTACCAAACGGGTAAGGACTTCTCGCAACCCTCTTTCAGATGTACGAGTGTCGGTTGCCTCACCAAGACGGGTAAGGACTTTCTCGCAGCCTCCTCACAGGTTACGAGCGCCACAGGTTCTTTGCACAGTAAAGAATAACTCTGAATAGTTGGATCAGTGCTCACAGTAATCACGCACACCGTGTAAACAGTTCACAGACACACAGGTCAAACAGATTGTGAACTGAATGGTGTAGAAAAATGTCTCTCTCTCTAGAAGTTATATGAACGAATTTGTAGCTCAAGAGATGTATTCAAGGTTGTAGAGATGCTGGTCTTTTATAGTAGAAATCTTGAATCCTTGGAGAATAAGTCTTCTTCTCAAATTAGGAACCAATTCCCTTTTAGTGTAGGAATTGTATCCTACAGAAATTCTCTTCCTCTTTGCTGTAGGTTTTAATTAAGACTCCTCCACCAAATTGGAAATCAAATTCTTCTTCAATTAGGAAATCAATTTCCTGTATTAAATCTGAAAATCAAATCCCTTCAGAATAGGAATTGTTTCCTATAAGAATCCTCCTTTTAATTTAATTCCTTTTTAGTTTAGGAATTAAATAAGTCTCCTTTATGGATTAGGAAATCCATatttaaatcaaatcaaatcatatTACAATAAGGATTCTTCAAATTACTAGTTTTCACACGTGACTTGTGCTGTAAGAAAGAATCAAATCCTCTGCATAATGGTTTTGACGAAAATAGCCAACTTACACAAACTGCTGCAGACCTGTGTAAACAGGATCGGGTAACACGATTTCGCTTCACAGGCAGTTTGTTCCAACAGAGTGGGTTACTAGAGACGAAGTTCGCCGCTTCATTGCTAAGAAGTTTAAGGAATTCTTGCTTACTTATGTCAAACCAAGGAATGAACATTGGGATGTTGAATATGTGAGACTAGTTAATGAAATGGTGTCTGGTAAATTCTTCATCCATGCTTAAGATTGAGCTTGTGAAAGTGAACTTGTTTGATAAATTTACTGGAAATGCTAGACTTTATAGTCCACTCTTTGTAGTCTGATTCATTTAGGTTCATGTTTGCTGCTAACAGGTGTAGCCTAGAAATTGACTATAGACAGTTCATTAATACTCATCCCAACATTGCTATTTGGCTTGCTGATGCTCCCCAGTCTGTTCTTGAAGTTATGGAAGAAGTTGCAAAAAATGTCGTCTTTGATCTGCATCCTAACTATAAAAAAATCCATCAAAAGATTTATGTTCGTATTACCTACTTACCAGTTTATGATCAGATACGCAACATTAGGTAAGGGGAATATTAAATTTTAGGTAGATTTCCCTGATGCGTCTTTTCTCTAAGATTTAACATGACTCATTGTTCGTCAATATAACAGGCAGATTCATATGAGCACTATGATTCGTATCGGTGGAGTTGTGACAAGACGGTCTGGGGTTTTTCCCCAGCTGCAGCAAGTAAAGTATGATTGCAACAAGTGTGGGGAAATTTTGGGGCCCTTCTTTCAGAATTCTTATTCAGAAGTGAAGGTTGGCTCTTGCCCTGAATGCCAATCCAAAGGACCGTTTACCGTCAATGTCGAGCAGGTTAATCTCCATATCTTGTTGCTTGGTTGGGGATCTATCCATGTTTTCTTAGGCTGTCAGATTAAAACATATAGATAATCCGTGTTGTTATTTCAATTCATGTATCGCGACGTAGAAACATGCTGATTAATGCTGATATGCCTTTGTTGCAGACAATATACAGGAATTATCAGAAACTGACTCTTCAAGAGAGCCCTGGAATTGTGCCTGCTGGCCGACTTCCTAGATACAAAGAAGTGATACTGTTGAATAATCTGATTGACTGTGCCCGCCCTGGCGAAGAGATCGTAAGTTCCTTGTACTTCTTCTTTGTTTTCTATGCGAGTATTTTAACATTTATGTCTCATTTCTTTTTTTGAATTGTTGCATGAGGTAACTGGAGTTTACACAAACAACTTTGACCTTTCATTGAACACGAAGAATGGGTTTCCAGTTTTTGCCACTGTGGTTGAGGCAAACCACGTAACGAAGAAGTATGACCTGTTTTCTGCGTACAAACTCACTCAAGAAGACAAAGACGAAATCCAAAAGCTAGCCAAAGATCCTCGTATAGGAGAAAGGGTTTGTACCTGTGAATAATCTTCATCTCCCTGTATATAATCTTTTTGAAAAACCCGTTTCAGTTATATCAATTTCATTTGATTCTTCAGATTTTCAAGTCAATTGCCCCATCAATCTATGGTCACGAGGACATAAAAACTGCAATAGCTCTTGCCATGTTTGGAGGCCAAGAGAAGAATGTCGAGGGGAAACACAGATTAAGAGGTGACATAAATGTGCTTCTCCTAGGTGATCCAGGAACAGCGAAACCACAATTTCTCAAGTAAGAGCTACTTCTATCAGCATTCGAATAACAAGTTCTATAAAATTGAATGTCCATTTATTCGAGGTTTTATTTTCAGGTATGTTGAGAAGACTGGGCAGAGGGCTGTTTATACCACCGGTAAAGGAGCTTCTGCAATAGGGCTTACAGCAGCAGTACACAAGGACCCAGTCACCCGTGAGTGGACCCTTGAAGGAGGGGCTCTTGTTCTGGCTGACAGAGGAATTTGCCTGATTGATGAGTTTGACAAGATGAATGATCAAGACAGGTTAGTTAATGAATAGTTTCTTGTCTAGCTTCGTTTTAGTTCTCAGAACCATTTCCCTCCAATGGGGGAGCAACTAAGGAAGAACTGAACTTCGATGCCTGTTTGTTTCAGGGTGAGTATTCATGAGGCAATGGAGCAGCAAAGTATAAGTATATCCAAGGCAGGAATAGTTACTTCTCTCCAGGCACGGTGCTCTGTCATTGCTGCTGCAAATCCAATAGGAGGAAGGTATACTATTATTTGGAAAATTAGATTTAACTCAAGGCAAATGATTGTAGTCATGAAAGGGATTATGCCTGCTTTAAACGTAGAATCGATCTTCATACTGTTTTATGCTTTTTAGCTTAGCCGCCCTATTAATGCATATCTTCTTTTACATATATGTTGATTAGACGCTCATTTATGTTTCTGATCTGGATCTTTCTGGTTGCAGGTATGATTCTTCAAAAACGTTTTCACAAAATGTTGAGTTGACAGATCCCATCGTTTCTCGCTTTGATGTCCTTTGTGTTGTAAAGGTATGATGAGAAGATTTCGTTGTTTGTTTGTCCCTTTCTTCTTTTTTGTTTTTCTCGATATTGATTGGGAAGGAAACTACTCCATGCAGGATGTTGTTGATCCAGTTATAGATGAGATGCTAGCAGATTTTGTAGTTGATAGTCATTTTAAGTCGCAACCAAAAGGGGGAAACATGGATGGTATGATAAGTGAAAGTGAATTCGAAGATGATGATGATCCACAACCAAATCCTAGGCCTGTTGATCCAGAGATAATTCCTCAGGATATGCTAAAGAAATACATCACTTGCAAAATTAAATGTATTCCCCAAGTTTCATGATTCGGACATGAACAAGCTCACAGAAGTTTATGCTCAACTGCGGAGAGAATCTTCCGTAAGATCCGTCTTCATCTGTCATTGAACTTTTTTGTCAATTTTTGCGGTGTTTTTTATTTCTTGTTATTTCTATGTTTTGTGTAGTTTGGACAAGACGTTCCTATAGCAGTGCAGCACATAGAATATATGATATGGATGTCTGAGGCCCATGCCAGAATACATCTCAGACAGCATGTAACACAAGATGATGTAGAAATGGCAATTAAAGTGATGCTTGAATTATTCATATCAACACAAAAGTTTGGGTGCAGAAATCTCTACAAAAGGTAATAATAACCAGATACCATTCTTTTTGCTCATCTGATTCTGATATGTAAAATATAAGTGCTCAAAGAAATTTGCCTATGTTGCAGAGCTTTAGAAAGTATTTGATCTCTAAGAAAGACAACAATAGACTCCTACTCCATATTCTTCAAGAGATGGTAAAAATAATGCATTGCAGTTTGAGAAGATATTTAATCCAGGCTCATCATCCGAGCTTAGACAGATTGAGGTGAAAGCTGATGATTTTCTTAGCAAGGTAAACGCAACCATCTCTTGCGAACAAAACTTTTACATTAATTATTTTAGTATGAGTTTTGCAGTTTTGTTTGCGCTTGACCGTCTTGAGTTTCTTTTCTGTCCGTAGGCACATGAAAAGGAGATATACGATCTGAAGCCCTTCTTTACTTGCTCTGACTTCTCCGCAGCCGGTTTTGAATTGAATGAAGATCGTCAGATTATAAAGTTTCACCGTGCAATTTGATTATGAAACATTTAACTTGTATTTTTACGGAAAAATGTTGCCAACTTTCGACTTTTGTTTCTAATGTACCGTGTATTCTCTTCATAGTGCAATGTAGCCATGAAATATGATCAACTTGATCTATATTTATGTTGTTTCGTTCCTTCTCTGTAGTTGTAGCATACGTTTCATCATTGCAGTAGTACAAGGAACTGAAATTATCATATCTTTTTATTGAAAAGTGCCGCTAATCTTTATATTGGTTCTATTGCACTTCAAAGATTGAAGGAACTTGTGTGGAGTTCTTCAAGGTTCAAACACAACTCGTAAAAGGAATTATTGGATTACTATATACATAACTCATTTGTATATTGACCAGGAAAAATAACACTACATGTTATCAAAATTCAAAACCATGCCAACAGTTGAGATCTAGATCACCAAAAATCTTCACAAGAACAGTATCCATTCCTAAAAGATGAAAACGATTTGGATCCTTTATTATAATCTCTTGTTCTACTAAATTGGAAATAGCCTTTGCAGAATCATGACAACTCGGGCAAATGCGGAGGTTCTTAGTTATACTGATTTTACCCCCCGATCTCTCAAACTCATGAGCCCAAAAGAAAGTGCCAACATCTCACTATGACCAAATTTGATGCACTCCCTTTCTTAATCCACATCATGGAGGCAAAATTCTAAGTCAGGTTCACATCCTTTGTCTTCCGTTCTCTTGAGCAAGTGCTGCAATTCCTAATATATCCTATCCGATCTCGGATGAGACTCATCTCCTGCCCCAAACACATGAACTTTATTTCTGAACTCTATCCAACTATACGCTTTCTTAGGTTGTAAGCACATATTTCTAACTGTTTCTCTACATTTATCAGCCATATGACATTTTGCATGGTCAGCATACCAGTTTGACAAAAGTGTTGTAGAAAGTTTGGGTTTGACCCAACTTTGACCAAATATTTGGAAGGGACCCACTAGCTATAAAGTTCCGGAGATGGTCCGAACTTGTTCGTCGCCGTGAGGAGATGAGTTTCGTATATTCATAAGCCATATTTGGTGAAGATATGAATATGAAATAGCTAGCCGAAGTTGTTATGTCGAGAACCAAGTAAATTGTATTGGTTTGGGATGATTTTGGTCTAATTTGGTTCGGTTCAATTGCGAGACGGTTTCGCCGTATTAGTTGAGCAAAGATCACGTGTTTAATTTGTTTTGGATAAGATAAATTAGTTGCAAAACGTAACATGATTTATATCCCATGTGCATGTGACAATAAGCTGTTACGGTTGGATAATAACGGACGCACACTATTCGGAACTGAATTGAACTCTATTTCAAATTTTGAAGTAGTGGTCCACGTCCTATATATACGGCAGCTCTCCCACTTCTTTATTCATTCACTTTTCTCACGAAATTAATTTCACAAGAGCTGTTGTACCAACCTTAGTCTAGTCGAGTCAGAGAGTTTGGCGACAAAACGCTCCGCTCTTACTTTCATCACTAGCGCCGGT
Coding sequences within:
- the LOC139884192 gene encoding uncharacterized protein, whose protein sequence is MKNNASIFLKQMVAFLTSIAKAKTIAIKNKTNAAKARLIMFSLVRNKKLYLGSFSNKIHNLLRHDKEKNEDDDDEEEDQNKEIVLYNAMANESTSPQSNFIQMGYYNDDDYDDKYPDLRHCLFDGEELEEYDGDPGGSVIDMVKNSKEEEENFVLEDEIDHVAGLFIKKFHKQIRMQKLLSFKRYQEMLNRGA